The window CGCGCTGCGGTGAACCTCGAAGAGCGCGACGCCCTTCCCGATGCGGCGGAACTCTTTGAGGAAATTAAGGGAACTTTGGGGCTGGCGCGCCGCGCCGGCGAGCTGATCGTCGGTCAGGACCGCGTGCTGGAAAGCCTTTCCGCTGGACGAAACCTGCTCGTGCTGCTGACGCACGATCATTCCGATCCGTTGAAAAGAACCGTTGACGCCAAAAATGCCGCCGCGCACGTTTTGGCGGGGGTAAGCCGTTTGGAACTCGGACAACTCCTGGGACTGCGACAGACTCAGATAGTCGCCCTTCCGGTACGGAGCGGCTTTGCAGAGAAAATAAAAGGACTGCTTCCAGAAGGAGGAAATGCCGTTGAGTAAGATGAGAGTTTATGAGCTCGCAAAGCTGCTGGAAATGAACAACAAAGACCTGCTGACTTTGCTGGAAAAGGTGAACGTCCCCGTCAAGTCCCACATGAGCACGATCGACGACGACGCGATCCAGCTTGTCGAAGAGGAAGTCGAAAAGAGCA of the Pyramidobacter piscolens W5455 genome contains:
- the rnpM gene encoding RNase P modulator RnpM, with amino-acid sequence MRRSVNPRRCVACRRERAPREMLRVVRTPDGQVVLDEQGKTSGRGAYVCPEPQCVALCLKRRLLERSLKCSVPAEVQAKLRAAVNLEERDALPDAAELFEEIKGTLGLARRAGELIVGQDRVLESLSAGRNLLVLLTHDHSDPLKRTVDAKNAAAHVLAGVSRLELGQLLGLRQTQIVALPVRSGFAEKIKGLLPEGGNAVE